In Sinorhizobium mexicanum, one DNA window encodes the following:
- a CDS encoding M24 family metallopeptidase, whose protein sequence is MSRSAVFTAAEYSRRIRDVKKRMERAGFDLIICQDPANMGWLTGYDGWSFYVPQCVLVHVDEERPIWFGRAQDEKSALLTTGLPQGNVVPFSEYLVQNPEGHPFDELAELVRARGWGKARIGVEMDAHYYTARCHAHLVQGLPEASFSNNGDLVNWARLIKSEPELALMREAGAICSHAMERAISKMSPGVPQNEVIAELYHAQIMGVGGLGGDYAAICPLMPVGEGTATPHLTWTEDPLPQSGLAILEIAGARRRYHAALTRTVHFGRPPQTYVDIAKAIVDGVDAGLEKARSGNTAEEVEAAWQAVLRSRGLKKESRVGYPIGLAYPPDWGERTVSLRPGDRTELQPGMCFHMMAGVWLGDFGLAISESFVVTDKGGEKLCTSPRKLIAVE, encoded by the coding sequence GTGAGCAGGTCGGCTGTTTTTACCGCGGCGGAGTATTCCCGCCGGATCCGTGATGTGAAGAAACGCATGGAGCGGGCGGGCTTCGACCTCATTATCTGTCAGGATCCTGCGAACATGGGCTGGCTCACCGGCTACGACGGCTGGTCGTTCTATGTGCCGCAATGTGTTCTCGTGCACGTCGACGAGGAGCGGCCGATCTGGTTCGGTCGGGCGCAGGACGAGAAGAGCGCCCTTCTGACGACCGGGTTGCCTCAAGGCAACGTCGTGCCGTTTTCGGAGTATCTGGTGCAGAACCCGGAAGGCCACCCCTTCGATGAGCTTGCCGAACTGGTCCGCGCCCGTGGCTGGGGGAAGGCGCGCATCGGTGTGGAGATGGATGCGCATTACTACACGGCGCGCTGCCATGCCCATCTCGTCCAAGGGCTTCCGGAGGCCAGCTTTTCCAACAACGGCGACCTGGTCAATTGGGCGCGCCTGATCAAATCCGAGCCCGAACTCGCCTTGATGCGCGAAGCCGGCGCCATTTGCTCACATGCGATGGAGCGGGCCATCTCGAAGATGAGCCCCGGGGTGCCGCAGAACGAAGTCATCGCCGAGCTCTATCACGCTCAGATCATGGGCGTGGGTGGTCTTGGCGGCGACTATGCCGCGATCTGCCCGCTGATGCCCGTCGGCGAGGGTACTGCCACGCCGCATCTGACCTGGACCGAGGATCCTCTGCCGCAGTCCGGCCTCGCGATTCTCGAAATTGCCGGCGCGAGGCGGCGTTACCATGCGGCGCTTACCCGCACGGTGCACTTTGGCCGGCCGCCGCAGACCTACGTCGACATCGCCAAGGCCATTGTCGATGGTGTGGATGCCGGGCTCGAGAAGGCGCGGTCCGGCAACACCGCCGAAGAGGTCGAGGCCGCATGGCAGGCGGTTCTGCGCAGCCGGGGACTGAAGAAGGAAAGCCGCGTCGGTTATCCGATCGGCCTCGCCTATCCGCCGGACTGGGGCGAGCGCACGGTCAGTCTCCGGCCGGGCGACCGGACCGAGCTGCAGCCGGGCATGTGCTTTCACATGATGGCGGGTGTCTGGCTTGGCGATTTCGGCCTGGCGATATCCGAGTCCTTCGTCGTCACGGACAAGGGCGGGGAGAAGCTTTGCACGTCGCCCCGGAAACTGATCGCCGTCGAATAG
- the ehuB gene encoding ectoine/hydroxyectoine ABC transporter substrate-binding protein EhuB — protein sequence MFKSLISRRNALRAAALTVAAVSFCGYAHAESTLEKAKAAGYIRIGFANEAPFGFATPDGKLTGEAPEVAKAVLKKMGIAEVDGVLTEFGSLIPGLKAGRFDIIAAGMFINPKRCAEIAFSEPSYGIGQAMLVAKGNPKGVKDYSTFASNKDLKLAVMAGAVESGYAKDAGLSAEQVISLPDQSSLVAAVQAGRADAAALTALSIAEMAKKAEGVESTEPFGEVAGKSVKGHGGFGFRKEDKDLVEAFNKELTAFLGTPEHLALVEPLGFGKGYLPNKTTAQLCAGE from the coding sequence ATGTTCAAATCTCTCATTTCCCGCAGGAATGCACTGAGGGCCGCAGCCCTCACAGTCGCCGCCGTATCCTTCTGCGGCTACGCCCATGCAGAATCGACCCTCGAGAAAGCAAAGGCCGCCGGCTATATTCGCATCGGGTTTGCCAATGAGGCGCCCTTCGGATTCGCCACTCCGGACGGAAAGCTCACCGGAGAGGCTCCGGAAGTCGCCAAGGCCGTACTCAAGAAAATGGGCATCGCAGAGGTAGACGGCGTGCTGACCGAATTCGGCTCGCTCATTCCCGGCCTGAAGGCCGGCCGCTTCGACATCATCGCGGCGGGCATGTTCATCAATCCCAAGCGTTGCGCCGAGATCGCCTTCTCCGAGCCCTCCTACGGCATCGGGCAGGCCATGCTGGTCGCGAAGGGCAACCCCAAGGGCGTCAAAGACTATTCCACCTTCGCATCCAACAAGGATCTGAAGCTCGCCGTAATGGCGGGTGCCGTGGAAAGTGGCTACGCGAAGGATGCGGGCCTCTCCGCCGAGCAGGTCATCTCACTGCCCGATCAGTCCAGCCTTGTCGCTGCCGTCCAAGCCGGCCGCGCCGATGCGGCAGCCCTCACCGCACTGTCGATCGCCGAAATGGCCAAAAAGGCGGAAGGCGTGGAGTCGACCGAGCCCTTCGGTGAAGTTGCCGGAAAGTCAGTCAAGGGTCACGGCGGCTTCGGCTTCCGCAAGGAAGACAAGGATCTCGTCGAGGCCTTCAACAAGGAGCTCACCGCCTTCCTGGGCACCCCGGAGCATCTCGCCCTCGTCGAACCGCTGGGCTTTGGCAAGGGCTATCTGCCGAACAAGACGACCGCGCAGCTTTGCGCAGGCGAGTAA
- the ehuC gene encoding ectoine/hydroxyectoine ABC transporter permease subunit EhuC, with protein MPGLLEGAVLTAEITVLGAVLAVFMALIAALAKLYGPLPIRWLSTTYIEIFRGTSALVQLFWLYFVLPQFGIFLDAFLVAVLALGLNIGAYGAEVVRGAIVSVARGQWEASIALNMSRAQMLRRIILPQAFTAMIPPWGNLFIELVKSTSLVSLITLADLTFKAQQMNQSTLKTVPVFTLVLLIYLAISLTVTIAMRLLEQRASKGLTRGRVA; from the coding sequence ATGCCAGGTTTGTTAGAAGGCGCCGTGCTGACGGCGGAGATTACGGTCTTGGGAGCCGTGCTCGCCGTGTTCATGGCGCTGATAGCGGCGCTCGCAAAGCTCTATGGCCCTCTGCCGATAAGGTGGCTTTCGACGACCTACATTGAGATCTTCCGCGGGACTTCCGCGCTGGTGCAGCTTTTCTGGCTCTATTTCGTCCTGCCGCAATTCGGCATCTTCCTTGACGCCTTCCTGGTGGCGGTTCTGGCGCTCGGCCTGAACATTGGGGCCTACGGGGCGGAGGTTGTCCGAGGCGCCATCGTTTCCGTGGCGCGCGGACAGTGGGAGGCTTCAATCGCCCTCAACATGTCGAGAGCACAAATGCTGCGTCGGATCATTCTGCCTCAGGCGTTTACGGCCATGATTCCTCCCTGGGGCAACCTCTTTATCGAACTGGTGAAGTCTACCTCGCTCGTTTCCCTGATTACGCTGGCGGACCTCACTTTCAAGGCCCAGCAAATGAACCAGTCAACGCTGAAGACGGTACCTGTGTTTACCCTCGTGCTGCTGATCTATCTGGCCATTTCTCTAACCGTCACCATTGCCATGCGCCTGCTTGAACAGCGTGCGTCGAAGGGACTGACACGCGGAAGGGTCGCCTGA
- the ehuD gene encoding ectoine/hydroxyectoine ABC transporter permease subunit EhuD codes for MWDWTFTFEILPVLARAAIMTVEATALGFVIAATLGLVLASIRLAFPTAGVVVTVLVELIRSTPLLIQIFFLYFVLPKAGIVLDAFTAGVAAIGVHYAAYCSEVYRAGFENVPRGQWEASIALNLSPWNTFKDIILPQALPPVVPALGNYLIALFKETPLLSAIAVLELMQTAKNIGSETFRYTEPVTLVGVFFLVMSLVSAGIVRILESWLQRR; via the coding sequence ATGTGGGATTGGACATTCACATTCGAGATTCTGCCGGTGCTTGCTAGGGCGGCGATCATGACAGTCGAAGCGACCGCTCTCGGTTTCGTCATAGCGGCGACACTCGGGCTCGTGCTCGCCTCCATCAGGCTGGCCTTTCCGACCGCCGGCGTCGTGGTTACGGTGTTGGTGGAACTCATCCGGTCGACGCCCCTGCTCATCCAAATATTCTTCCTCTACTTCGTCTTGCCGAAGGCAGGAATCGTGCTGGATGCGTTTACGGCGGGCGTGGCAGCCATAGGCGTTCACTACGCCGCCTATTGCTCCGAGGTCTACCGCGCGGGATTCGAGAACGTTCCGAGGGGCCAATGGGAGGCATCGATCGCTCTCAACCTGTCTCCGTGGAATACCTTCAAGGACATAATCCTGCCTCAGGCGCTGCCTCCGGTCGTTCCTGCGCTCGGAAACTACCTGATTGCGCTTTTCAAAGAGACGCCCTTGCTCTCGGCCATTGCCGTCCTCGAACTCATGCAGACCGCGAAAAACATCGGATCTGAGACATTCCGCTACACCGAGCCCGTCACGCTCGTCGGGGTGTTCTTCCTGGTTATGAGTCTCGTTTCAGCGGGCATCGTCCGGATACTCGAATCGTGGTTGCAGCGGAGATAG
- the ehuA gene encoding ectoine/hydroxyectoine ABC transporter ATP-binding protein EhuA, which translates to MNDMPMVRFENVSKRYGALTVLDNLNLDIGRGEKVSIIGPSGSGKTTVLRMLMTLEAINDGVLWVDGEPMTHMMQNGKLVPATTKHIRRIRAKIGMVFQSFNLFPHMTAMGNCIEAPITVLGMKRSEAEERAAELLDMVGLSAKKDHYPSQLSGGQQQRVAIARALAMRPKIMLFDEVTSALDPELVGEVLQVIRKIGHEHDLTMLMVTHQMGFAKEFSDRVCFFYQGKICEQGAPAEIFGNPKNERTRQFLNAVLEAG; encoded by the coding sequence ATGAACGACATGCCAATGGTACGCTTCGAGAACGTTTCAAAACGCTACGGCGCGCTCACCGTTCTCGACAATCTCAACCTCGATATCGGCCGCGGCGAGAAGGTATCGATCATCGGTCCCTCGGGCTCCGGCAAGACCACCGTGCTGCGCATGCTCATGACGCTCGAGGCCATCAACGATGGTGTCCTCTGGGTCGATGGCGAACCCATGACGCACATGATGCAGAACGGCAAGCTTGTGCCCGCGACCACCAAGCACATACGCCGGATCCGTGCAAAAATCGGCATGGTGTTCCAGTCCTTCAACCTGTTCCCGCACATGACTGCGATGGGAAACTGCATCGAAGCTCCGATAACCGTACTCGGAATGAAGCGCTCGGAGGCTGAGGAGCGCGCGGCGGAGCTCCTGGACATGGTCGGCCTGTCCGCCAAGAAGGATCACTATCCGTCGCAACTGTCGGGCGGTCAGCAGCAGCGCGTGGCAATCGCGCGTGCGCTTGCAATGCGGCCGAAGATCATGCTGTTCGACGAAGTAACGTCGGCGCTCGATCCGGAACTTGTGGGCGAAGTGCTGCAGGTTATAAGGAAGATCGGCCACGAGCACGACCTTACCATGCTCATGGTTACCCACCAGATGGGTTTCGCCAAGGAGTTTTCGGACAGGGTGTGCTTCTTCTATCAAGGCAAGATTTGCGAACAGGGCGCTCCCGCGGAAATCTTTGGAAACCCCAAGAACGAAAGGACAAGACAGTTTCTCAACGCTGTCTTGGAAGCAGGATAA
- a CDS encoding GntR family transcriptional regulator: protein MPGKVETSGALQPASARERFDRIYHTLRDRICMLEYAPSSRLSEEELAKEFSTSRTPVRRVLARLESEGLVESVHGVGTIVTDPDIGELVQIYHLRMELALLVGKLSPIPRSAEDLERIRALIARCDEEMKNPTQRAFLHLNMAFFTEIRAFTGNLPLREISERLYYQVVRVVLKMMPKLGLAEEYSAFRNEMQAVLSAAEIGDWEAIGYIRRAHISMSFHRMMAYAERSERSEEPTKA, encoded by the coding sequence TTGCCTGGTAAAGTCGAAACCAGCGGCGCCTTACAGCCCGCATCGGCCCGAGAGAGGTTCGACCGGATATACCACACTCTCAGGGACCGCATCTGCATGCTCGAGTACGCGCCGAGCAGCCGCCTGTCCGAGGAAGAGCTGGCGAAAGAATTCTCCACCAGCCGCACGCCTGTGAGGCGTGTGCTGGCAAGGCTGGAGTCCGAGGGGCTGGTGGAATCGGTGCATGGTGTCGGGACGATCGTGACCGACCCCGATATCGGCGAATTGGTGCAGATCTATCATTTGCGCATGGAACTTGCGCTTCTGGTCGGCAAGCTTTCTCCGATCCCACGCAGCGCGGAGGATCTGGAACGGATCAGGGCGCTCATAGCCCGCTGCGACGAGGAGATGAAAAATCCGACACAAAGGGCGTTCCTGCACCTGAATATGGCGTTCTTTACCGAAATCAGGGCATTCACCGGAAACCTCCCGCTGCGGGAGATCAGCGAGCGGTTGTACTACCAGGTCGTTCGCGTCGTGTTGAAGATGATGCCGAAGCTGGGATTGGCGGAAGAGTACTCGGCCTTTCGCAACGAGATGCAGGCCGTCCTGTCTGCCGCCGAAATCGGCGACTGGGAGGCGATCGGATACATTCGGCGGGCCCACATCTCCATGAGCTTCCACCGCATGATGGCCTACGCCGAGAGGTCGGAACGGTCCGAAGAGCCCACCAAGGCATGA
- a CDS encoding Lrp/AsnC family transcriptional regulator — protein sequence MKLDAIDLRILEAIQKDGRITKLALAEKAGLSPTPCWLRLRKLEKAGIVTGYHARLAMRRVTPVTSVLTEITLGNHRQTDFERFERVVASIPEIVACWSVGGGVDYILKIMTADVDAYQRLIDSLLDRELGIDRYFTYIVTKTVKEETLLPLTSLLPDTL from the coding sequence ATCAAGCTTGACGCCATTGATTTGCGCATCCTGGAAGCGATCCAGAAGGATGGAAGAATTACCAAGCTCGCGCTTGCCGAGAAGGCGGGACTGTCGCCAACACCCTGCTGGCTCAGACTGAGGAAGCTGGAAAAGGCCGGCATCGTGACGGGCTATCATGCGCGGCTCGCGATGCGCCGGGTCACCCCGGTCACAAGCGTTCTCACCGAGATCACGCTCGGCAACCACCGCCAGACCGACTTCGAACGCTTCGAACGCGTGGTCGCCTCGATCCCGGAAATCGTCGCCTGCTGGTCGGTCGGCGGCGGCGTCGATTACATTCTGAAGATCATGACAGCCGACGTCGACGCCTACCAGCGGCTCATCGACAGCCTGCTGGATCGCGAATTGGGCATCGACCGCTATTTCACCTACATCGTCACCAAGACGGTCAAGGAAGAAACTCTGCTCCCGCTGACCAGCTTGCTCCCTGATACGCTGTAG